In Brevundimonas sp. SGAir0440, one DNA window encodes the following:
- a CDS encoding glutathione S-transferase family protein produces MIKVHHLNDSRSQRVLWLLEELGLDYEVVRYERNPGNRLAPPELLAIHPLGKSPVIEDGAVKVAETGAIVEYLLDTYGQSRLRPATGTEDGRRFTYWLHYAEGSAMPPLLLKLVFSMLPRRAPALLKPIVHGVANKAIASFVDPQLRTHVGFWESELGRSEWFAGDQFTAADIMMSFPVEAGADRAFDPETKPRLKAFLNRIHARPAYQRALERGGPYSYA; encoded by the coding sequence ATGATCAAAGTTCACCACCTGAACGACAGCCGCTCGCAACGCGTCCTGTGGCTGCTCGAAGAGCTGGGCCTAGACTACGAAGTCGTTCGCTACGAACGAAACCCCGGAAACCGGCTGGCGCCCCCAGAACTGCTGGCGATCCACCCGCTGGGTAAGTCGCCTGTCATCGAGGACGGCGCGGTCAAGGTCGCTGAGACCGGGGCCATCGTCGAATATCTGCTCGATACCTATGGCCAAAGTCGCCTGCGTCCGGCGACGGGAACCGAGGACGGCCGTCGCTTCACCTATTGGCTGCACTATGCCGAGGGGTCGGCCATGCCGCCCCTGCTGCTGAAGCTGGTCTTCAGCATGTTGCCGCGCCGCGCGCCTGCCCTGCTGAAACCCATCGTCCACGGCGTCGCCAACAAGGCGATCGCCAGTTTCGTAGACCCGCAACTGCGCACCCATGTCGGCTTTTGGGAAAGCGAGCTGGGCCGCTCGGAATGGTTCGCGGGCGATCAATTCACCGCCGCCGACATCATGATGAGCTTTCCGGTCGAGGCGGGCGCCGACCGCGCCTTCGACCCCGAGACCAAGCCTCGCCTAAAGGCCTTTTTGAACCGCATCCATGCACGGCCCGCCTATCAGCGCGCGCTCGAACGCGGCGGTCCCTACAGCTACGCGTGA
- a CDS encoding ribonuclease E inhibitor RraB: MDASDIRHDERDAMVRAALAEQGDSGVTPRHTLFYFYGEGDHGDLNEVARRAGFLTRGADDMTVLETTMAVDEASFAATSAMMQTWAAAFQLEYDGWECAVVTH; encoded by the coding sequence TTGGACGCCTCGGACATCCGTCATGACGAACGCGACGCCATGGTGCGCGCGGCGCTGGCCGAACAGGGCGACAGCGGCGTGACGCCGCGCCATACGTTGTTCTACTTCTATGGCGAGGGCGACCACGGCGACCTGAACGAGGTCGCCCGGCGCGCCGGCTTTCTGACGCGCGGCGCCGACGACATGACGGTGCTCGAAACGACCATGGCGGTGGACGAGGCGTCGTTTGCGGCGACCTCGGCCATGATGCAGACCTGGGCCGCGGCCTTCCAGCTGGAGTATGACGGCTGGGAATGCGCGGTCGTGACCCACTAG
- the carB gene encoding carbamoyl-phosphate synthase large subunit, whose amino-acid sequence MPKRTDIKSILIIGAGPIVIGQACEFDYSGVQACKALKAEGYRVILVNSNPATIMTDPEVADATYIEPITPEMVEKIIIKEKPDALLPTMGGQTALNTALALHESGALARHGVEMIGAKAEVIDKAEDRQKFRDAMDKLGLESPRSKAAHSMEEALEGLEFVGLPAVIRPSFTLAGTGGGIAFNREEFEEIVLRGLDLSPTTEVLIEESVLGWKEYEMEVVRDTADNCIIICSIENVDPMGVHTGDSITVAPALTLTDKEYQRMRTGSINVLREIGVETGGSNVQWAINPADGRMVVIEMNPRVSRSSALASKATGFPIAKVAARLAVGYTLDELTNDITQVTPASFEPSIDYVVTKIPRFAFEKYPGSEPLLGTSMKSVGEVMAIGRTFQESMQKALRGLETGLSGFDEVEIEGVAGAEDDATARAAVVRALGVPTPDRIRVIAQAFRHGLTVEEVNAACAYEPWFLRQIADIVREEGHVRVKGLPTDPTEFRRLKSKGFSDARLAQLTGQSEKSVRTARRGLNVRPVFKRIDTCAAEFASATAYMYSTYETGALGQVPECESEPSDKKKAIILGGGPNRIGQGIEFDYCCCHAAFAFDQIGVESIMVNCNPETVSTDYDTSDRLYFEPLTAEDVLELIEVERSNGELIGCVVQFGGQTPLKLAHALQEDDIPVLGTSVDSIDLAEDRERFQQMLEGIGLRQPPNGLARSAEEAAQKAEEVGYPVVLRPSYVLGGRGMMIVHDREQLDRYVHEAMRVSGDDPVLIDHYLNRATEVDVDALCDDETVFVAGVLEHIEEAGVHSGDSACSMPPFSLRPEIVDELKRQTTEMAKALKVRGLMNVQFAIEEPHSENPRIFVLEVNPRASRTAPFVAKTIGQPIASIAAKVMAGVPLKSFGLTDKPYDHIAVKEAVFPFARFAGVDTVLGPEMRSTGEVMGLDFKRPGEADMAPAFARAFAKSQIGGGAKLPTSGCAFISVKDEDKPFIVDAAKTLLAEGFSLMATGGTHAYLVEQGLEVKLVKKVLEGRPHIVDAMKNGEVQLVFNTTSGKQSLQDSFSLRRTALMMKMPYYTTTAGALAAAQAIGAIKAGDLDVKSIQSYG is encoded by the coding sequence ATGCCCAAGCGCACAGACATCAAGTCCATCCTCATCATCGGCGCCGGGCCGATCGTCATCGGCCAGGCGTGCGAGTTCGACTATTCCGGCGTCCAGGCCTGCAAGGCGCTGAAGGCGGAAGGCTACCGGGTCATCCTGGTCAACTCGAACCCCGCCACCATCATGACCGACCCGGAGGTGGCCGACGCCACCTATATCGAGCCGATCACGCCCGAGATGGTCGAGAAGATCATCATCAAGGAAAAGCCCGATGCCCTGCTGCCCACCATGGGCGGCCAGACCGCGCTGAACACCGCCCTGGCCCTGCATGAATCCGGCGCCCTGGCCAGGCACGGCGTCGAGATGATCGGCGCCAAGGCCGAGGTCATCGACAAGGCCGAGGATCGCCAGAAGTTCCGTGACGCGATGGACAAGCTGGGCCTGGAATCGCCCCGCTCCAAGGCCGCCCATTCGATGGAAGAGGCGCTGGAGGGGCTGGAGTTCGTCGGCCTGCCCGCCGTCATCCGACCGTCCTTCACCCTGGCCGGCACCGGCGGCGGCATCGCCTTCAACCGCGAGGAGTTCGAGGAGATCGTCCTGCGCGGCCTGGACCTGTCGCCGACCACCGAGGTGCTGATCGAGGAGTCGGTCCTGGGCTGGAAGGAATACGAGATGGAGGTCGTCCGCGACACGGCGGACAACTGCATCATCATCTGCTCGATCGAGAACGTCGATCCGATGGGCGTCCATACGGGCGACTCGATCACCGTCGCCCCCGCCCTGACGCTGACCGACAAGGAATATCAGCGGATGCGGACCGGCTCGATCAATGTGCTGCGCGAGATCGGCGTGGAGACGGGCGGATCGAACGTCCAGTGGGCCATCAACCCCGCCGACGGCCGCATGGTCGTGATCGAGATGAACCCGCGCGTGTCGCGCTCGTCGGCCCTGGCGTCCAAGGCCACCGGCTTCCCCATCGCCAAGGTCGCGGCGCGTCTGGCGGTCGGCTACACCCTGGACGAACTGACCAACGACATTACCCAGGTCACGCCGGCGTCGTTCGAGCCGTCGATCGACTATGTCGTCACCAAGATCCCGCGCTTCGCCTTCGAGAAGTATCCGGGATCCGAGCCCCTACTGGGCACCTCGATGAAGTCGGTCGGCGAGGTCATGGCCATCGGCCGCACCTTCCAGGAATCGATGCAGAAGGCCCTGCGCGGGCTTGAGACCGGCCTGTCGGGCTTTGACGAGGTCGAGATCGAAGGCGTCGCCGGCGCCGAGGACGACGCCACCGCCCGCGCCGCCGTTGTACGCGCCCTGGGCGTTCCGACCCCCGACCGCATCCGCGTCATCGCCCAGGCCTTCCGCCACGGCCTGACGGTCGAGGAGGTCAACGCCGCCTGCGCCTACGAACCCTGGTTCCTGCGCCAGATCGCCGACATTGTGCGCGAGGAAGGCCATGTGCGAGTCAAAGGCTTGCCGACCGACCCGACCGAGTTCCGCCGCCTGAAGTCCAAGGGCTTCTCCGACGCCCGTCTGGCTCAGCTGACCGGCCAGAGCGAAAAATCCGTCCGGACCGCCCGTCGCGGCCTGAATGTCCGCCCGGTGTTCAAGCGGATCGACACCTGCGCCGCCGAGTTCGCCAGCGCCACCGCCTATATGTACTCGACCTATGAGACCGGCGCTCTGGGGCAGGTCCCCGAGTGCGAGTCCGAGCCGTCGGACAAAAAGAAGGCCATCATCCTGGGCGGCGGTCCAAACCGGATCGGCCAGGGGATCGAGTTCGACTACTGCTGCTGCCACGCGGCCTTCGCCTTCGACCAGATCGGCGTGGAGAGCATCATGGTCAACTGCAACCCCGAGACCGTCTCGACCGACTACGACACCTCCGACCGCCTGTATTTCGAGCCGCTGACGGCCGAGGACGTGCTGGAGCTGATCGAGGTCGAGCGCTCGAACGGCGAGCTGATCGGCTGCGTCGTCCAGTTCGGCGGCCAGACCCCGCTGAAACTGGCACACGCCCTGCAAGAGGATGACATCCCCGTCCTGGGCACCAGCGTCGACTCCATCGACCTGGCCGAGGATCGCGAACGCTTCCAGCAGATGCTGGAGGGCATCGGCCTGCGGCAGCCGCCCAACGGCCTGGCCCGTTCGGCCGAGGAAGCCGCGCAGAAGGCCGAAGAGGTCGGCTATCCCGTCGTGCTACGCCCCTCCTACGTTCTGGGCGGACGCGGCATGATGATCGTCCACGACCGCGAGCAGCTGGACCGCTATGTCCACGAGGCCATGCGCGTCTCGGGCGACGATCCGGTCCTGATCGACCACTATCTGAACCGCGCCACCGAAGTCGATGTGGACGCCCTGTGCGACGACGAGACGGTCTTTGTCGCGGGCGTGCTGGAACATATCGAGGAAGCCGGCGTCCACTCGGGCGACAGCGCCTGCTCCATGCCGCCCTTCTCGCTGCGGCCCGAGATCGTGGACGAGCTGAAGCGCCAGACCACCGAAATGGCCAAGGCCTTGAAGGTGCGCGGCCTGATGAATGTGCAGTTCGCCATCGAGGAGCCGCACAGCGAAAACCCGCGCATCTTCGTGCTGGAGGTCAATCCGCGCGCCAGCCGCACGGCCCCCTTCGTGGCCAAGACCATCGGCCAGCCCATCGCCTCCATCGCCGCCAAGGTCATGGCCGGCGTGCCGCTGAAATCGTTCGGTCTGACGGACAAGCCCTACGACCATATCGCGGTCAAGGAAGCGGTCTTCCCGTTCGCCCGTTTCGCCGGGGTGGACACCGTCCTGGGCCCGGAGATGCGTTCGACCGGCGAGGTCATGGGCCTGGACTTCAAGCGGCCGGGAGAGGCCGACATGGCCCCCGCCTTCGCCCGCGCCTTCGCCAAGTCCCAGATCGGCGGCGGCGCCAAACTGCCGACCTCGGGCTGCGCCTTCATCTCGGTCAAGGATGAGGACAAGCCCTTCATCGTCGACGCCGCCAAGACCCTGCTGGCCGAAGGTTTCAGCCTGATGGCCACTGGCGGCACCCACGCCTACCTGGTCGAACAGGGGCTGGAGGTGAAGCTGGTCAAGAAGGTGCTGGAAGGCCGCCCGCACATCGTGGATGCGATGAAGAACGGCGAGGTCCAGCTGGTCTTCAACACCACATCGGGCAAGCAGTCGCTGCAGGACAGCTTCAGCCTGCGCCGCACCGCCCTGATGATGAAGATGCCCTACTACACCACCACCGCCGGCGCCCTGGCGGCGGCCCAGGCCATCGGCGCCATCAAGGCTGGCGACCTAGACGTGAAATCAATACAATCTTACGGTTGA
- a CDS encoding DUF1294 domain-containing protein: MSNLDLALIAILCGEVLGFLAFARDKRRAKAGLWRTPESTLLMFGLIGGLGAWMGQHILRHKTRKEPFRTRFGMIVLLHLILLAGAAAWVIL; the protein is encoded by the coding sequence ATGTCCAATCTCGACCTCGCCCTGATCGCCATCCTGTGCGGCGAAGTGCTGGGGTTTCTCGCCTTCGCCAGGGACAAGCGGCGCGCCAAGGCCGGCCTGTGGCGCACGCCAGAATCCACATTGTTGATGTTCGGCCTGATCGGCGGGCTGGGCGCCTGGATGGGTCAGCACATCCTGCGCCACAAGACGCGCAAGGAGCCGTTCAGGACCCGGTTCGGCATGATCGTCCTGCTCCACCTGATCCTGCTGGCGGGCGCCGCCGCCTGGGTCATCCTGTAG
- a CDS encoding cysteine protease, which translates to MSRLHKLVPLLGSLLLSKGGRRVAGRHAGKLALATLAYEVWRNRREGAKAKVAPQPRGRWSGRRPR; encoded by the coding sequence ATGTCCCGTCTGCACAAGCTCGTTCCCCTCCTCGGCAGCCTGCTGCTCTCCAAGGGCGGCCGTCGTGTCGCCGGTCGTCACGCCGGCAAACTGGCTTTGGCGACCCTGGCCTACGAGGTCTGGCGCAACCGCCGCGAAGGCGCCAAGGCCAAGGTCGCGCCGCAACCGCGCGGACGCTGGAGCGGTCGCCGCCCGCGCTGA
- a CDS encoding dicarboxylate/amino acid:cation symporter, protein MSQSRIAAFFTSLSFFVIAALVAGVVVGALAQGSQAAWLTGALGVVESLGQVWLNALRMTVIPLVFSLLVTGIVSIADAAATGRIAVRSLVVFAVLLVGATLYAILAGLGLLAVWPIDPGAGRGLLAGVSAESLATVGEAARTDGLRAFLASLAPANVIKAASDDGVLAVVVFAVAFGFAATRIKAELRRPLAGFFEAVAETMVVIVHWVLLAAPFGVFALALGVGLRAGLGVAGTLAHYVAIVCLSQIGLILIIYVVAIVWGRISLARFARAVAPAQVVAVSTQSSLASLPVMIERARDWLGVPQTSAGLVLPLAVAVFRITSPVANLAVCLYVAQLHGVELGLGVLIAGGLTAIAVSIASVGLPGQVSFFAAIGPICLAMGLPLGVLPLLLAVEVIPDIFRTVGNVTADLAATRIVAGEDGAGEGDRATG, encoded by the coding sequence ATGAGCCAATCCCGCATCGCCGCCTTCTTCACCTCCTTGAGCTTTTTCGTCATCGCGGCCCTGGTCGCCGGCGTCGTCGTCGGCGCCCTGGCGCAAGGGTCGCAGGCCGCCTGGCTGACCGGCGCTCTGGGCGTGGTCGAGAGCCTGGGACAAGTGTGGCTAAACGCCCTGCGCATGACCGTGATTCCGCTGGTGTTCAGCCTGCTGGTGACCGGCATCGTCTCGATCGCCGATGCGGCGGCGACGGGAAGGATCGCGGTGCGGTCGCTGGTGGTGTTCGCCGTCCTGCTGGTCGGGGCGACGCTCTATGCGATCCTGGCGGGGCTGGGCCTGCTGGCGGTCTGGCCGATCGATCCGGGGGCGGGGCGTGGGCTGCTGGCGGGCGTCAGCGCCGAATCCCTGGCGACGGTGGGCGAGGCGGCGCGCACCGACGGCCTGCGCGCCTTCCTGGCCAGTCTTGCGCCGGCCAATGTCATCAAGGCGGCGTCCGACGACGGGGTGCTGGCGGTGGTGGTCTTCGCCGTCGCCTTCGGTTTCGCCGCGACGCGGATCAAGGCCGAGCTGCGACGGCCCCTGGCGGGCTTCTTCGAGGCGGTGGCCGAGACCATGGTGGTCATCGTCCACTGGGTGCTGCTGGCGGCGCCGTTCGGCGTGTTCGCCCTGGCGCTGGGCGTGGGTTTGCGCGCGGGCCTGGGGGTGGCGGGGACGCTGGCCCACTACGTCGCCATCGTCTGCCTCAGCCAGATCGGCCTGATCCTGATCATCTATGTCGTGGCGATCGTGTGGGGGCGGATTTCGCTGGCCCGTTTCGCGCGCGCCGTGGCCCCGGCCCAGGTCGTCGCCGTCTCGACCCAGTCGTCGCTGGCCAGCCTGCCGGTGATGATCGAACGGGCGCGCGACTGGCTGGGCGTGCCGCAGACATCCGCCGGCCTCGTTCTGCCGTTGGCGGTGGCGGTTTTTCGCATCACCAGCCCGGTCGCCAACCTGGCGGTCTGCCTGTACGTGGCGCAGTTGCACGGGGTGGAGCTGGGCCTCGGCGTGCTGATCGCCGGCGGTCTGACGGCCATCGCCGTGTCCATCGCCTCGGTCGGATTGCCAGGTCAGGTCAGCTTCTTCGCCGCCATCGGCCCCATCTGTCTGGCCATGGGCCTGCCGCTGGGCGTGCTGCCGCTGCTGCTGGCGGTCGAGGTCATCCCCGACATCTTCCGCACCGTCGGCAACGTCACCGCCGACCTGGCCGCGACGCGGATCGTGGCGGGCGAGGATGGGGCGGGCGAGGGCGATCGCGCTACAGGATGA